A window of Haliscomenobacter hydrossis DSM 1100 contains these coding sequences:
- a CDS encoding helix-turn-helix domain-containing protein, which yields MNPQSNPQLELAHEYVRNTRKNIFLTGKAGTGKTTFLRNLQNDLIKRMVIVASTGVAAINAGGMTIHSFFQLPFGPYLPGKMEDASRMRRFTGQKISLIKSLDLLVIDEISMVRADVLDGIDEVLRRYRDRSLPFGGVQLLMIGDLHQLPPVVKDEEWNLLREHYRTAYFFGSHALQQTDTVRIELKHIYRQSDEHFIALLNKVRDNKIDDEVLSLLNSRYIPNFQPKEEDAYITLTAHNASAREINSHKLAELPGKVQQFSASVTGDFPSFSYPTDEVLEFKKEAQVMFVKNDISHDKRYYNGKIGKIIKIDDGIIYVKCPGDYLEIEVKPDEWKNVKYSLDEENKEVKEDTVGTFTQYPLKLAWAITIHKSQGLTFERAVIDAQAAFAHGQVYVALSRCKSFEGIVLHSKIGQSSVRTDTVVKNYTEEADKNAPDEAHLTQSKVEFQQTLIRELFDFSAFKRHLEHARRTFLGHSNTLSTDSVTQFQAVEEQAQAEVLSVAQKFRPQMEMYFLQGGLPEENTELQQRIQKASVYFEDKVGAVILPLLKNIPLITDNKAVEKLAAEALGDLFKDLFIKTACFTKSKTSFVAQQYLQTKANAEIDFLRTPTKPAVNKRSAAINTPHPALYHTLLKWREDMAAAYEIELYDVLPSKSLQLIVQMLPTSTAALKKVKGIGKGKIKQFGTELLSIIKQYVEVNELQEMQLFLPEIEVPLKPIKPDTKLLSFELYKAGKTVAEIALERSLAPTTIEGHLAHYVGTGELDVLDFVEQTKIQPIIECLQASETGFLNEAKAALGDDFSYTEIRMVQKFFERLVEQGEI from the coding sequence ATGAATCCACAGTCCAACCCGCAGTTGGAGTTAGCTCATGAATATGTGCGCAATACCCGCAAGAACATCTTTTTGACGGGTAAGGCAGGTACGGGGAAAACCACTTTTTTGCGCAATCTCCAAAACGATTTGATCAAACGGATGGTGATTGTGGCCTCTACCGGGGTGGCTGCCATCAATGCGGGGGGCATGACCATTCATTCGTTTTTCCAATTGCCGTTTGGTCCCTATTTGCCGGGCAAAATGGAAGACGCCAGCCGGATGCGGCGTTTCACCGGACAAAAAATCAGCCTGATCAAAAGTCTGGACTTGCTGGTCATCGACGAAATCAGTATGGTGCGGGCGGATGTATTGGATGGCATTGATGAAGTGCTGCGGCGTTACCGCGATCGGTCGCTCCCATTCGGTGGAGTACAATTGCTGATGATCGGCGACTTACACCAATTGCCTCCCGTGGTCAAGGACGAAGAATGGAACCTGCTGCGCGAACATTACCGCACCGCTTATTTCTTTGGCAGCCATGCCTTGCAACAAACCGATACGGTACGCATCGAACTCAAACACATTTACCGCCAGTCAGATGAGCATTTTATTGCTTTGCTCAACAAGGTGCGCGACAACAAGATTGATGACGAAGTGTTGTCGCTGCTCAATAGCCGTTACATCCCCAATTTTCAGCCCAAAGAGGAGGACGCCTACATTACCCTCACTGCCCACAACGCCTCGGCTCGGGAAATCAATAGCCACAAATTAGCCGAATTGCCGGGTAAAGTGCAACAGTTCAGCGCCAGTGTTACCGGCGATTTTCCCAGTTTTTCCTATCCCACGGACGAAGTGCTGGAGTTCAAAAAAGAGGCGCAGGTCATGTTTGTCAAAAACGACATTTCTCACGACAAGCGCTACTACAATGGCAAAATTGGCAAAATCATCAAAATTGACGACGGCATCATTTACGTTAAATGCCCCGGTGATTACCTGGAAATTGAGGTAAAACCCGATGAGTGGAAAAACGTAAAATACTCCCTGGACGAAGAGAATAAAGAAGTTAAAGAGGACACCGTCGGTACCTTTACCCAATATCCCCTGAAATTGGCCTGGGCCATCACCATCCACAAAAGCCAGGGCTTGACCTTTGAACGCGCGGTTATCGACGCGCAGGCTGCCTTTGCGCATGGGCAAGTGTACGTGGCGCTCAGCCGTTGCAAAAGTTTTGAGGGCATTGTATTGCATTCCAAAATTGGCCAATCGAGTGTACGCACCGATACGGTGGTCAAAAACTACACCGAAGAGGCCGATAAAAACGCTCCAGATGAAGCCCATTTGACCCAATCCAAGGTCGAGTTCCAACAAACCTTGATCCGGGAGTTGTTCGATTTTTCAGCCTTTAAACGCCATTTGGAACACGCCAGACGTACTTTTTTAGGCCACAGCAACACCCTGTCGACCGATTCTGTAACACAATTCCAGGCAGTGGAAGAGCAAGCACAGGCTGAAGTCCTCAGCGTTGCCCAGAAGTTTAGGCCCCAAATGGAAATGTATTTCCTGCAAGGTGGCTTGCCCGAGGAAAACACCGAGTTGCAACAGCGCATCCAAAAAGCCAGTGTATATTTTGAAGACAAAGTAGGCGCAGTGATTTTGCCCCTTTTGAAAAATATTCCCCTCATCACCGACAACAAAGCGGTGGAAAAACTGGCGGCGGAAGCGCTGGGCGACCTGTTCAAAGACCTCTTTATCAAAACGGCTTGTTTTACCAAAAGTAAAACATCCTTTGTCGCCCAGCAATATTTACAGACCAAAGCCAACGCGGAAATTGACTTCCTGCGTACTCCTACCAAACCTGCGGTGAACAAGCGCAGTGCAGCCATCAATACGCCCCACCCAGCTTTGTACCATACCCTACTGAAATGGCGCGAAGACATGGCGGCGGCATACGAAATCGAGCTTTACGATGTACTCCCCAGCAAATCCCTACAACTCATCGTGCAAATGCTGCCCACTAGCACTGCGGCTTTGAAAAAGGTCAAGGGGATCGGTAAAGGTAAAATCAAGCAGTTTGGTACGGAGTTGTTGTCGATCATCAAGCAATATGTGGAAGTAAATGAGTTGCAAGAAATGCAGTTATTTTTGCCGGAGATTGAAGTACCTCTGAAGCCCATTAAGCCGGACACCAAGTTATTGAGTTTTGAATTGTACAAGGCGGGGAAAACGGTAGCAGAAATTGCCCTCGAACGAAGTTTAGCCCCAACGACCATTGAAGGCCACCTGGCGCATTACGTGGGAACGGGCGAACTTGATGTGCTGGATTTTGTGGAACAAACTAAAATTCAGCCAATTATTGAATGTCTTCAAGCAAGTGAAACCGGATTTTTAAACGAGGCGAAAGCGGCCTTGGGCGATGATTTTTCGTATACGGAAATTCGGATGGTGCAGAAGTTTTTTGAGCGCTTGGTGGAACAGGGAGAAATTTAA
- a CDS encoding zinc-dependent alcohol dehydrogenase family protein: MRAAYFEQFRGPIQVATLPDPTPGPNAVVIRVHATGICRSDWHGWQGHDSDVHLPHVPGHELAGTIEAVGAGVRKWKRGDRVTVPFCVGCGDCPQCHQGQQQICDHYFQPGFTAWGSFAEYVAIDHADHNLVRLPEEMDFTTAAVLGCRFITAWRGVTAQGRVRGGEWVAVHGCGGVGLSAIMIAAAFGANPIAIDIEEEKLALAKALGAVAAVNARQSDVVAAVREISKGGVQLSIDALGSHETCRNSILSLRKQGRHVQLGLLSGSEANPPLPMGAVISNELEIIGSHGMQAYQFPGMLDLIVAGKIQPQRMLGKVVSLEDGIQELMDLNSFKGTGVTVIGF; encoded by the coding sequence ATGCGCGCTGCCTACTTCGAACAATTCCGTGGCCCCATCCAGGTGGCTACCCTCCCCGATCCTACTCCTGGCCCCAATGCAGTCGTCATCCGGGTGCACGCCACGGGCATTTGCCGCAGCGACTGGCACGGCTGGCAGGGGCACGATTCCGATGTGCATTTGCCCCATGTGCCGGGGCATGAATTGGCGGGCACCATCGAAGCCGTTGGTGCGGGGGTGCGCAAATGGAAACGCGGAGATCGCGTGACCGTCCCTTTCTGTGTCGGTTGTGGCGATTGCCCGCAGTGCCATCAGGGGCAGCAGCAAATTTGTGATCACTATTTCCAACCCGGTTTTACAGCCTGGGGTTCCTTTGCTGAATACGTAGCCATCGATCATGCCGACCACAATTTGGTGCGTTTGCCCGAGGAGATGGATTTTACAACTGCAGCGGTACTCGGTTGTCGCTTCATCACTGCCTGGCGGGGGGTAACCGCACAAGGGCGCGTACGCGGTGGTGAATGGGTAGCCGTACACGGTTGTGGAGGCGTAGGGCTTTCGGCGATCATGATTGCCGCAGCCTTTGGCGCCAACCCCATCGCAATCGATATTGAAGAAGAAAAACTGGCGCTGGCGAAAGCCCTGGGCGCAGTAGCCGCTGTCAATGCCCGACAGTCCGACGTCGTGGCCGCCGTGCGCGAGATCAGCAAAGGCGGGGTTCAACTTTCCATCGATGCGCTGGGGAGCCACGAGACCTGTCGCAATTCCATCCTCAGCCTGCGCAAGCAGGGGCGGCACGTACAACTGGGTTTACTCTCCGGCAGCGAGGCCAACCCTCCCCTACCCATGGGTGCGGTCATTTCGAATGAGTTGGAAATCATTGGCAGCCACGGCATGCAAGCCTACCAGTTTCCGGGAATGTTGGACCTGATTGTGGCAGGAAAAATTCAGCCGCAGCGCATGTTGGGTAAGGTGGTGTCGCTGGAGGACGGCATTCAGGAATTGATGGATTTGAATTCGTTTAAAGGGACCGGGGTGACGGTGATCGGGTTTTAG
- a CDS encoding CHAT domain-containing protein, producing the protein MKRTSIYSPFLIQILFFIGNGAIAAQSVQDLQASFDASRSAGDMKAAIPFAEKIIVVLEQQGTPNKTLYTQKLVQLSRSYNHDFRRKDAEQLSLKALSVNPLKDTLYADALIEWCFAIGGQGQYVRADSIAQLAINLRRQLLGENNLPFGVALFASAGMKFQGGQILQAIHTFEQCRALWRKNNLGRPDMLVQILSYLGNSYYISGKSSKAELLYKESITLRNSLTGLNKIAFMETSNLANILIGKGQYTEADQLIEALQITLQDAGILHDPRYADIFLVKAQLLGNMNQHEEAISSVQKGKSILMKAFGANNPYLFQYDNLMANAWVSAGKPEEAIKVYRSALDSMKVLGGEAWIEYSMLKGGLANAYVSARNYQGAIDLYLESIAYYEKTGDSGYDVVLKSMYLGLCEAYRYVHNYVESRKYLQKFEAIGIPDNAKDNWAAFLNAELSFVEKNYPVVVPSSRTYTETIKKQIGNEIFLFDDQKRQSQIQDVQHAANAVLTLIKADASQKNIPELVDIFLDFQLFKKSLLLTASQRIRSGILNGTDDKLKERYNNWIDQKDELAYYYTRPRAELVAENIELPQLEARIDSLEKILARSNTAYNMTTNDLKINWKMVRAALQPGQAALEIVRWQGQLYSPVDSVHYAVFILTPDRPEPALAFIADGDRLEQVLLEKHLLACTSPQSAAPTSDLYNAVWKNIEPYVKNAKTIFVAADGCFHKINFATLRQPDNTYLADRYNFQPVFSLKDILKEPGTVVASRSAFLLGNPAFSPEKNTEAATASRSRTIENTAADTTDYAVYNPLGILRDLNATRGIELKSLPGSQKEVDDLSALLQRNGWQTTLYTGTKAREEEVKSLRSPRVMHLATHGYFLANERAGTAGLSRETVVRNPLLRSMLFFAGAQNTLDRKPLDQKDDGILTAYEVQNMNLDGTELVVLSACKTGQGKVQNGEGVYGLQRALRIAGAQNLLLSLWDVDDEVGRTFMQTFYEQWLGGKSKPEAFRYTQLAIKAKYPHPFYWAGFILIGN; encoded by the coding sequence ATGAAACGAACTTCCATTTATTCGCCCTTTTTAATACAAATTCTATTCTTTATTGGCAATGGTGCCATTGCTGCCCAATCGGTTCAAGACTTGCAAGCTTCTTTCGACGCGTCCAGATCCGCTGGCGACATGAAGGCTGCGATCCCCTTTGCAGAAAAAATAATTGTTGTTTTGGAACAGCAAGGTACACCAAACAAAACTTTGTACACCCAAAAGTTGGTGCAGTTGAGCAGATCTTACAACCACGATTTTCGCAGAAAAGATGCAGAGCAGCTCAGTTTAAAAGCACTAAGTGTTAACCCTCTTAAAGATACCCTCTACGCCGATGCCTTGATTGAATGGTGTTTTGCCATTGGTGGACAGGGGCAATACGTACGTGCCGATTCCATTGCACAATTGGCCATTAACCTTCGTCGGCAATTGCTCGGTGAAAACAATCTGCCTTTCGGTGTAGCACTTTTTGCGTCTGCCGGGATGAAATTTCAAGGAGGGCAAATTTTGCAAGCCATCCATACTTTTGAACAGTGCCGAGCTTTGTGGCGCAAAAACAACCTGGGCCGACCGGATATGCTGGTTCAAATTCTCTCCTATTTGGGCAATAGTTATTACATATCTGGAAAATCCAGTAAGGCAGAACTCTTATACAAGGAGTCGATAACCTTAAGAAATTCGCTTACAGGGCTCAACAAGATCGCCTTTATGGAAACCTCAAATCTTGCCAATATCTTGATTGGAAAAGGCCAATACACCGAGGCAGATCAATTGATTGAGGCTTTACAAATAACCCTCCAGGATGCCGGAATTTTACACGATCCACGTTATGCCGATATTTTTTTGGTCAAAGCGCAGTTGTTGGGCAACATGAATCAACATGAGGAAGCCATAAGCAGCGTCCAAAAAGGCAAATCCATCTTGATGAAAGCCTTTGGAGCGAACAACCCTTATTTGTTTCAATACGACAACTTAATGGCCAATGCCTGGGTTTCTGCGGGAAAACCGGAGGAAGCCATAAAAGTATATCGATCAGCCTTGGACTCGATGAAGGTACTAGGTGGTGAAGCCTGGATAGAATACAGTATGCTCAAGGGTGGATTGGCCAATGCCTATGTATCTGCCCGCAATTATCAAGGCGCGATTGATTTGTATTTGGAATCGATTGCTTATTACGAAAAAACCGGAGACAGCGGATATGATGTGGTGCTAAAAAGCATGTACCTGGGATTATGTGAGGCCTACCGATATGTGCACAATTATGTGGAAAGTAGAAAATATTTACAAAAATTTGAAGCCATTGGAATTCCAGACAATGCCAAGGACAACTGGGCGGCATTTTTAAACGCTGAATTATCTTTTGTAGAAAAAAACTATCCTGTGGTAGTGCCGAGTTCAAGAACCTATACGGAAACCATCAAGAAACAAATTGGCAACGAAATATTTCTGTTTGATGATCAAAAGCGCCAAAGTCAAATTCAGGATGTACAACATGCTGCAAATGCTGTGTTGACACTAATAAAGGCCGATGCTTCCCAAAAAAATATACCTGAATTAGTAGATATTTTTCTTGATTTTCAATTGTTTAAAAAATCCTTATTGCTTACTGCTTCTCAGCGAATCCGTTCAGGCATCCTGAATGGTACCGATGACAAACTAAAAGAGCGCTACAACAATTGGATCGATCAGAAAGATGAATTGGCCTATTATTATACGCGCCCCAGGGCGGAATTAGTAGCTGAAAACATAGAACTACCACAGCTGGAAGCACGTATTGATTCATTGGAAAAAATCCTTGCTCGTAGCAATACAGCTTACAATATGACCACCAATGATTTGAAAATCAATTGGAAAATGGTTCGAGCTGCCCTCCAACCTGGACAAGCTGCCCTCGAAATTGTACGGTGGCAGGGCCAATTGTATAGTCCTGTTGATTCAGTTCATTACGCGGTATTCATTCTCACACCAGATCGCCCTGAACCCGCACTGGCATTCATTGCCGATGGAGATAGACTAGAGCAAGTCTTACTTGAAAAGCACTTATTGGCTTGTACAAGTCCACAATCGGCTGCACCGACCAGTGACTTGTACAACGCGGTATGGAAAAACATCGAGCCGTATGTGAAAAATGCCAAGACCATTTTTGTGGCTGCGGATGGCTGCTTTCACAAGATCAACTTTGCCACCTTGCGCCAGCCCGACAATACCTACCTTGCGGATCGGTACAACTTTCAGCCGGTATTTTCACTGAAGGATATTTTGAAAGAACCGGGCACTGTTGTAGCATCGCGCAGTGCTTTTTTACTGGGCAACCCTGCTTTTTCACCAGAAAAAAACACGGAGGCAGCTACTGCAAGCCGTAGTCGCACGATTGAAAACACAGCTGCTGATACCACAGATTATGCCGTGTACAACCCCTTGGGCATACTCCGTGACCTCAACGCTACCCGTGGCATCGAACTCAAGTCACTCCCCGGTAGCCAAAAAGAAGTAGACGACCTTTCTGCTTTGTTGCAGCGCAACGGCTGGCAAACTACCCTCTATACCGGCACTAAGGCAAGAGAAGAAGAGGTGAAATCTTTGCGCAGTCCTAGGGTAATGCACCTGGCAACCCATGGCTATTTTTTAGCTAATGAACGAGCTGGGACCGCTGGATTGAGTCGGGAAACAGTCGTGCGCAATCCCTTGCTGCGCTCTATGTTGTTTTTTGCCGGAGCACAAAATACCCTGGATAGAAAACCTCTGGATCAAAAAGACGATGGCATCCTTACGGCATATGAGGTGCAAAACATGAATCTGGATGGTACCGAATTGGTGGTGCTGTCGGCCTGCAAAACCGGACAAGGAAAGGTGCAAAACGGTGAAGGTGTGTATGGACTGCAACGCGCCCTCCGCATTGCGGGTGCCCAAAACCTTCTGCTTTCCCTTTGGGACGTTGACGACGAAGTTGGCCGTACGTTTATGCAAACATTTTATGAACAATGGCTGGGTGGAAAATCCAAACCCGAAGCATTCCGCTATACTCAACTGGCGATAAAAGCAAAATACCCCCATCCTTTTTACTGGGCCGGATTTATTTTAATTGGTAACTAA
- the trhA gene encoding PAQR family membrane homeostasis protein TrhA: protein MSVNTYHPTILKQEIANSVSHGFGILFGIVCIPLLLVLATKTGNITTTLGVSIYAFSFLMVYTSSTLYHGFQQPLVKNVLQILDHISIYFLIAGSYTPFILIYVFNSVGITLLCVLWGLTLVGTVFKIFFINKFNFLSTIIYLLMGWLLLAAGKTFFVSLPSDVLTLIVIGGILYSFGVIFYLWEKFMYHHLVWHLFVLAASICHFAAVILAVS, encoded by the coding sequence ATGTCGGTCAACACATACCATCCCACTATTTTAAAGCAGGAAATCGCCAATAGCGTTTCACATGGATTTGGCATTCTTTTCGGCATCGTGTGTATCCCGTTGCTGCTGGTACTGGCCACCAAAACCGGGAACATCACGACTACCTTAGGCGTCAGCATTTATGCCTTTAGTTTTTTGATGGTGTACACGAGTTCCACGCTGTACCACGGTTTTCAGCAGCCATTGGTCAAAAACGTCTTGCAAATTTTGGACCACATCAGCATTTATTTCCTGATTGCTGGCAGTTATACCCCATTCATTTTGATCTACGTTTTTAACAGTGTGGGCATTACCCTGCTCTGTGTGCTGTGGGGCTTGACCCTGGTAGGTACGGTGTTTAAAATCTTTTTCATTAACAAGTTCAACTTTTTGTCCACCATCATTTACCTGCTGATGGGTTGGCTTTTGCTGGCAGCGGGCAAAACTTTTTTTGTCAGTCTTCCCTCGGATGTACTGACGCTGATTGTCATTGGGGGTATATTGTACTCCTTCGGCGTCATTTTTTACCTCTGGGAAAAATTCATGTACCACCACCTGGTTTGGCATCTTTTTGTATTGGCGGCGAGCATCTGCCATTTTGCAGCAGTGATCCTGGCGGTCTCCTGA
- a CDS encoding metallophosphoesterase: protein MRMYAFLFFLFCTGIVFAQTNPAESKFLVQPYLQFSTQTGMYVLWETKEPATTLVQFGEARSNVDQVVLDREVRLEGQRLMHEVLLDNLKPETNYFWQVTTVTQSGERIQTPVYTFKTAVKDSSAYLFGLVGDTQRNNRTPWAWGKIAEKLWQDRPNFVVHAGDVVDQGMDKNDWIDNFFPNGQILMSRVPVYTAIGNHEQDAPYYYQYMVAPAPEYYYTFKYGNAQFFMIDSNRDLTEGSEQYNWLEWELSKSTATWKIAVHHHPPYSSDSDDHGNTSRELSTLGTAARNLVPLYERYGLDFCLFGHTHLYERSWPLKDNKINMKNGVVYINSGGAGGGLEDFAPTRSWFTLDLQIVHHYCTFAIFENNLVFKAIDHEGRLFDTFQMQKDGSKGKTASVIQPPAPQFSTPATLFQDQTTVDLSAAFEGLQIRYTLDGSEPNRNSASYTQALTIKQSTMLKTRAYTQDGRASRVVALNLRKMAPQPAQKVKKTEKGLKFSYYEGEWTVLPDFKSLTPVKTGISNQVGLAEIGHHDNLFAVVLEGYIEVAETGAKTFYLSADNGARLYIDDELMIDQTSDHPAVKKMGQTLLAAGKHKIRIEYFELSGSQFLQAGWWEEKVGAVPFTPFQLGHE, encoded by the coding sequence ATGAGAATGTACGCCTTTTTGTTTTTCCTGTTTTGTACTGGAATTGTTTTCGCCCAAACCAACCCTGCGGAGAGCAAATTTCTGGTGCAACCCTACCTCCAATTTTCCACCCAAACTGGCATGTACGTGCTGTGGGAAACCAAAGAACCCGCCACTACCCTGGTGCAATTTGGCGAAGCCCGTTCCAATGTTGACCAAGTGGTACTCGACCGCGAAGTGCGCTTGGAAGGCCAACGCCTCATGCACGAAGTATTACTGGACAACCTGAAGCCCGAAACCAACTACTTTTGGCAAGTCACCACCGTTACCCAATCGGGAGAACGCATCCAAACCCCGGTGTACACCTTCAAAACGGCAGTAAAAGACAGCAGCGCCTATCTATTTGGCCTGGTTGGCGACACCCAACGCAACAACCGCACCCCCTGGGCCTGGGGCAAAATTGCCGAAAAGTTATGGCAAGACCGCCCCAACTTCGTCGTTCACGCTGGAGATGTGGTCGATCAGGGTATGGACAAAAACGATTGGATTGACAATTTTTTTCCCAATGGACAAATCCTGATGAGTCGGGTGCCTGTGTACACAGCCATAGGCAACCACGAACAAGACGCGCCCTACTACTACCAATACATGGTGGCTCCCGCTCCAGAATACTACTATACCTTCAAGTATGGCAACGCGCAGTTTTTTATGATTGATTCCAACCGTGACCTCACCGAAGGCTCCGAGCAGTACAACTGGCTGGAATGGGAATTGTCTAAATCCACGGCCACCTGGAAAATCGCAGTACACCACCACCCGCCCTATTCTTCAGACTCGGATGATCATGGCAACACCTCCCGCGAGTTGTCGACACTGGGTACTGCCGCCCGCAACCTGGTGCCGCTTTACGAGCGCTATGGCCTCGATTTTTGCCTCTTTGGTCACACCCACTTGTACGAGCGCAGCTGGCCACTTAAAGACAATAAAATCAACATGAAAAACGGCGTGGTCTACATCAACTCTGGCGGCGCTGGGGGAGGTTTGGAAGATTTCGCGCCTACGCGCAGCTGGTTCACTCTGGATTTACAAATTGTGCACCATTACTGCACCTTTGCCATTTTTGAAAACAACCTGGTGTTCAAAGCCATCGACCACGAGGGACGTTTGTTTGATACCTTTCAAATGCAAAAAGACGGGAGCAAAGGAAAGACGGCCAGTGTAATCCAGCCACCAGCGCCGCAGTTCAGCACTCCTGCTACGTTGTTTCAGGATCAAACTACGGTGGATTTGTCTGCTGCTTTTGAGGGTTTGCAAATTCGGTACACCCTGGACGGCTCGGAACCCAACCGCAACAGCGCTTCGTATACCCAGGCTTTGACCATCAAACAAAGCACGATGCTCAAAACTCGTGCCTATACCCAGGACGGTCGTGCCAGCCGGGTCGTAGCGTTGAACCTGCGGAAAATGGCTCCACAGCCTGCACAAAAAGTCAAAAAAACCGAAAAGGGGTTAAAGTTCAGCTACTACGAAGGGGAATGGACCGTGCTACCCGATTTTAAAAGCTTAACTCCGGTAAAAACGGGCATCAGCAATCAGGTAGGGCTGGCCGAAATTGGTCACCACGACAATCTGTTTGCGGTAGTTTTGGAAGGCTATATTGAGGTGGCGGAAACTGGAGCCAAAACCTTCTACCTCAGCGCGGACAATGGCGCCAGGCTTTACATCGATGATGAATTGATGATTGATCAAACTAGCGATCATCCCGCCGTCAAAAAAATGGGACAGACCTTGTTGGCAGCAGGAAAACACAAAATACGGATTGAGTATTTTGAGCTGAGTGGCTCGCAGTTTTTGCAGGCCGGTTGGTGGGAAGAGAAAGTGGGGGCGGTGCCGTTTACGCCGTTTCAGTTGGGGCATGAGTGA
- a CDS encoding RNA polymerase sigma factor, whose translation MSLTWSDWFSHDSASTRFATHEALFEGLKKEDNAAILYTQIKVLPSVKKLTKDYGLPLEQVDDILNQSTLILLRKIGDGSYQFQNYAPTTYLIEIARRVALMATRALKKTTKPLDNIPETSDPDFEALLRHSEAAETVNLLLGKMGDPCEQVIRFHHIDGLSDEEVVQQQLTKYLSPDSLKNKRSDCMKKLVLIAQQWKTSTNI comes from the coding sequence ATGAGTTTAACCTGGAGCGATTGGTTTTCACATGATTCTGCGAGCACTCGTTTTGCTACGCACGAAGCCCTGTTTGAAGGACTAAAAAAAGAGGACAATGCGGCCATTTTATACACCCAAATCAAGGTACTGCCGAGTGTTAAGAAATTGACGAAAGACTACGGCTTGCCCTTAGAGCAAGTTGATGACATTTTAAACCAAAGTACCCTCATCCTGCTGCGGAAAATTGGCGATGGCTCCTATCAGTTTCAAAACTATGCCCCAACAACTTATTTGATTGAAATAGCCCGCCGAGTAGCCTTGATGGCAACCCGGGCTTTGAAAAAAACAACCAAACCCCTCGACAACATCCCGGAAACGAGTGATCCTGATTTTGAGGCTTTGCTGCGCCACAGTGAAGCCGCAGAAACGGTCAATTTGTTGCTGGGTAAAATGGGCGACCCCTGTGAACAGGTGATTCGTTTTCACCACATCGACGGGCTCAGCGATGAAGAAGTGGTGCAACAACAGCTGACCAAATACTTAAGCCCGGATAGTTTAAAAAACAAACGCAGTGATTGCATGAAAAAACTGGTACTAATTGCGCAACAATGGAAGACCTCGACAAATATCTGA
- a CDS encoding DUF6503 family protein → MLIRLFPFLCLLFIAQSCSGQKDADPKAAEIVRQCVEVHGGRNYRNFDVSFDFRAFKVQLQHKGGKFRYERSTKDTLGNTIVDILTNEGLTRSINGKAQTPEDKYRESVNALAYFALLPFKLTEPAVNLKYLGETSIDKQKYDKIEVSFDAEGGGKDYKDVYCYWINQQTHTMDYLSYATGGPRFRKATKRTTVGGIIFQDYDNYEIKDTTLSTQDYDRVFMEGKAVLLSKIEQTNYVSHK, encoded by the coding sequence ATGCTCATCAGATTATTTCCTTTTTTGTGTTTGTTGTTCATCGCCCAATCTTGCAGCGGTCAAAAGGACGCTGATCCCAAAGCTGCCGAAATTGTGCGCCAATGTGTGGAAGTACACGGCGGACGCAACTACCGAAATTTTGATGTGTCTTTTGATTTTCGCGCGTTTAAAGTACAGCTCCAACACAAGGGAGGAAAGTTTCGTTACGAACGCAGCACCAAAGACACCCTGGGCAATACCATCGTCGACATCCTGACGAACGAAGGCCTGACCCGTAGCATCAATGGCAAAGCCCAAACTCCAGAAGACAAATACCGCGAAAGTGTCAATGCCCTGGCTTATTTTGCCCTCTTGCCTTTCAAGCTTACCGAGCCTGCGGTGAACCTGAAATACCTGGGTGAAACCAGCATCGACAAGCAAAAATATGACAAAATCGAGGTTTCATTTGACGCTGAAGGTGGTGGAAAAGATTACAAGGACGTGTATTGCTACTGGATCAACCAGCAGACCCACACCATGGATTATTTGTCGTACGCCACTGGAGGCCCGCGTTTCCGCAAAGCGACCAAACGAACTACGGTGGGTGGGATTATTTTCCAAGATTACGACAACTATGAAATCAAGGACACCACGCTGTCTACTCAAGACTACGACCGGGTGTTTATGGAAGGCAAGGCAGTGTTATTGTCAAAGATCGAGCAGACGAATTACGTTTCGCATAAGTAA